In a single window of the Nicotiana tomentosiformis chromosome 10, ASM39032v3, whole genome shotgun sequence genome:
- the LOC104121464 gene encoding ATP-dependent Clp protease proteolytic subunit 6, chloroplastic isoform X2, with protein sequence MVTSAITGTSIIPVSFGQQTSSSSLFSSSLRKQIVSVLRSPYSDSSAIGFSGKTMRTPLKLNENESSGLTNSSYGVIEAKKGNPPIMPAVMTPGGPLDLSTVLFRNRIIFIGQPINSAVAQRVISQLVTLATIDENADILIYLNCPGGSTYSVLAIYDCMSWIKPKVGTVCFGVAASQGALLLAGGEKGMRYAMPNARIMIHQPQSGCGGHVEDVRRQVNEAVQSRHKIDKMYVAFTGQPIEKVQQYTERDRFLSVSEAMEFGLIDGVLETEY encoded by the exons ATGGTAACGTCTGCCATCACCGGAACGTCAATTATTCCAGTCTCTTTCGGGCAGCAAACGTCTTCTTCGTCTTTGTTTTCTTCTAG CTTAAGGAAGCAGATAGTTTCTGTTCTCCGAAGTCCGTATTCTGATTCATCAGCTATTG GATTTTCTGGCAAGACTATGAGAACCCCGTTAAAGCTCAATGAGAACGAATCCAGTGGTCTTACCAATTCAAG CTATGGTGTTATCGAAGCAAAAAAGGGGAATCCACCCATCATGCCTGCCGTGATGACACCAGGGGGACCTTTGGATCTCTCTACTGTGTTATTCAGGAATCGAATTATCTTCATTGGACAACCAATCAACTCCGCAGTTGCTCAGAGAGTTATATCACAACTTGTGACCCTCGCAACTATCGATGAAAATGCAGATATTTTG ATCTATCTTAACTGTCCTGGTGGAAGTACCTACTCTGTCTTGGCAATATATGACTGCATGTCATGG ATAAAGCCTAAGGTTGGTACAGTATGTTTCGGAGTAGCTGCAAGCCAAGGAGCACTTCTTCTTGCCGGTGGAGAAAAGGGCATGAGGTATGCAATGCCAAATGCACGCATAATGATTCATCAACCTCAAAGTGGTTGTGGA GGTCATGTGGAAGATGTGCGGCGCCAAGTGAACGAAGCGGTTCAATCTCGTCAT AAAATCGACAAGATGTATGTCGCCTTTACTGGCCAACCAATTGAGAAGGTGCAACAGTACACTGAAAGGGATCGTTTTTTGTCTGTCTCAGAG GCCATGGAGTTTGGTCTCATAGATGGGGTGCTAGAAACAGAATACTAG
- the LOC104121464 gene encoding ATP-dependent Clp protease proteolytic subunit 6, chloroplastic isoform X1 — protein MVTSAITGTSIIPVSFGQQTSSSSLFSSRSLRKQIVSVLRSPYSDSSAIGFSGKTMRTPLKLNENESSGLTNSSYGVIEAKKGNPPIMPAVMTPGGPLDLSTVLFRNRIIFIGQPINSAVAQRVISQLVTLATIDENADILIYLNCPGGSTYSVLAIYDCMSWIKPKVGTVCFGVAASQGALLLAGGEKGMRYAMPNARIMIHQPQSGCGGHVEDVRRQVNEAVQSRHKIDKMYVAFTGQPIEKVQQYTERDRFLSVSEAMEFGLIDGVLETEY, from the exons ATGGTAACGTCTGCCATCACCGGAACGTCAATTATTCCAGTCTCTTTCGGGCAGCAAACGTCTTCTTCGTCTTTGTTTTCTTCTAG AAGCTTAAGGAAGCAGATAGTTTCTGTTCTCCGAAGTCCGTATTCTGATTCATCAGCTATTG GATTTTCTGGCAAGACTATGAGAACCCCGTTAAAGCTCAATGAGAACGAATCCAGTGGTCTTACCAATTCAAG CTATGGTGTTATCGAAGCAAAAAAGGGGAATCCACCCATCATGCCTGCCGTGATGACACCAGGGGGACCTTTGGATCTCTCTACTGTGTTATTCAGGAATCGAATTATCTTCATTGGACAACCAATCAACTCCGCAGTTGCTCAGAGAGTTATATCACAACTTGTGACCCTCGCAACTATCGATGAAAATGCAGATATTTTG ATCTATCTTAACTGTCCTGGTGGAAGTACCTACTCTGTCTTGGCAATATATGACTGCATGTCATGG ATAAAGCCTAAGGTTGGTACAGTATGTTTCGGAGTAGCTGCAAGCCAAGGAGCACTTCTTCTTGCCGGTGGAGAAAAGGGCATGAGGTATGCAATGCCAAATGCACGCATAATGATTCATCAACCTCAAAGTGGTTGTGGA GGTCATGTGGAAGATGTGCGGCGCCAAGTGAACGAAGCGGTTCAATCTCGTCAT AAAATCGACAAGATGTATGTCGCCTTTACTGGCCAACCAATTGAGAAGGTGCAACAGTACACTGAAAGGGATCGTTTTTTGTCTGTCTCAGAG GCCATGGAGTTTGGTCTCATAGATGGGGTGCTAGAAACAGAATACTAG